The Pieris rapae chromosome 16, ilPieRapa1.1, whole genome shotgun sequence genome includes a region encoding these proteins:
- the LOC110991735 gene encoding lipase 1 encodes MGRILWLICCVSFTFVWQPSNAIEELKLTDFESRISDNLQEDAQLDVGGLIKKYGYPFEHHHVITQDGYILGLHRIPHGRDQNNTPGKRPAVLVMHGILSSSADFVLMGPGTALAYILAEAGFDVWLGNARGNYFSRQHLTLNPNDGKGSFWDFSWDEIGNLDLPAMIDYILEQTGRTKLHYIGMSQGTTVFFVMGSLRPEYNKKIITMQALAPVAYLAHNKHFLFLTLAPHRKVIEVILGELGLKEIFPRSPIITWAGATLCGDGADFQPLCSALLFSLVGFNPSQHNATMFPVKLAHAPAGCAARQLVHYGQNIVEKTFQRYDHGFLRNLLEYGTETPPNYNLSQLKAPVYLHYSLQDPFVQLEDMERLYRELGGPVTKVLVPEPTFSHIDFMWGMNAKDVVFDKAIDIMKSYDNNDNK; translated from the exons atGGGGCGAATTTTGTGGCTAATTTGTTGTGTTAGTTTCACGTTTGTATGGCAGCCCTCGAATGCGATTGAAGAGCTAAAACTCACGGATTTTGAATCCAGAATATCTGATAACCTTCAAGAGGATGCCCAGCTTGATGTG GGAGGCCTTATAAAGAAATACGGCTATCCTTTCGAGCATCACCATGTCATAACTCAAGATGGGTACATATTAGGTCTACACCGAATACCGCACGGGCGGGACCAGAACAACACTCCTGGCAAACGTCCAGCCGTGCTTGTCATGCACGGAATTCTCTCCTCGTCTGCTGATTTTGTGCTTATGGGACCTGGTACTGCTTTgg CCTACATTCTAGCGGAAGCCGGCTTCGATGTTTGGCTAGGAAACGCACGAGGCAATTATTTTTCCCGCCAACACCTCACATTAAACCCAAACGATGGTAAAGGCAGTTTCTGGGACTTTTCCTGGGACGAAATAGGAAACTTGGATCTACCAGCCATGATTGACTATATCTTGGAACAGACTGGCCGAACGAAACTGCACTATATTGGAATGTCCCAGGGAACCACAGTTTTCTTTGTGATGGGCTCTCTGCGTCCTGAATATAATAAGAAGATTATCACCATGCAGGCCTTGGCTCCTGTTGCATATTTAGCTCATAATAAGCATTTTCTGTTCTTGACATTGGCACCTCATAGAAAGGTTATAGAG gtgATCCTTGGAGAATTAGGTCTAAAGGAGATATTTCCAAGGAGTCCTATAATCACGTGGGCTGGAGCCACGCTGTGCGGTGATGGAGCGGATTTTCAGCCTTTATGCAGCGCTCTACTCTTCTCATTAGTTGGTTTTAATCCATCACAACACAATGCT ACCATGTTCCCTGTGAAGCTAGCTCACGCACCTGCAGGATGTGCCGCGCGCCAACTAGTCCACTATGGACAGAACATCGTCGAGAAAACCTTCCAGCGGTATGACCATGGCTTTCTACGTAACTTACTTGAATATGGAACAGAAACACCACCCAATTACAATTTATCTCAGCTCAAAGCCCCTGTTTATCTGCATTATTCCCTACAAGATCCCTTCGTTCAGTTAGAAGACATGGAACGATTGTACAGGGAATTGGGAGGGCCAGTTACCAAGGTTTTAGTACCTGAACCTACATTCAGTCACATAGATTTCATGTGGGGCATGAATGCCAAGGATGTTGTTTTTGATAAAGCAATTGATATTATGAAATCCTATGATAATAACGATAATAAatga
- the LOC110991747 gene encoding uncharacterized protein LOC110991747, which produces MYTEATFYRSPSVRELLSTQTRTFKMQCFICFAYLVIVCTAHPPKDRESPNQQRRSLFHDVIESLRIRAQLPEEFSEEENHLKQSYDKYNYENDLNLPDDFDFIPRRNDRLEMPTLKYRFPKNLDINDTKGESAKEEIVLYINSPEESETTTFKPKKTKRPRPTIKNKIKTKESEEPEGEQKPVTNSLTGLSQIGNRESQTVVKPTVIVNFRGSVSNRESDIRLERRKNVTRSETVPQNIFNINQEIKLERSVPNLGNRGDASVPLKASKHAIKQDVTIETEGRTNVEEDMMMCESNSWKKGDKNGRQLLQILLTV; this is translated from the exons ATGTATACCGAAGCTACATTTTACAG ATCACCGTCAGTCCGAGAATTACTTTCCACTCAAACGCGCACATTCAAG ATGCAGTGTTTTATCTGCTTTGCTTACCTCGTGATCGTATGCACCGCACACCCACCGAAAGATCGAGAAAGTCCCAACCAACAACGACGATCGCTTTTCCATGACGTCATAGAATCACTTCGTATAAGAGCACAATTACCTGAAGAATTTTCGGAGGAAGAAAATCATCTGAAACAAAGCTACGATAAATATAACTACGAAAATGATCTGAACCTACCAGACGACTTTGACTTCATTCCAAGAAGAAACGATAGACTGGAAATGCCTACATTAAAATATCGTTTCCCAAAAAACCTAGACATCAATGACACTAAAGGTGAAAGTGCAAAAGAAGAAATTGTTCTATACATAAACTCGCCAGAAGAAAGTGAAACTACCACGTTCAAACCGAAAAAGACGAAACGCCCAAGGCCGactatcaaaaacaaaatcaaaacaaaagaaagtgAAGAACCAGAGGGTGAACAAAAACCAGTAACAAATTCGTTAACTGGTTTGAGTCAAATTGGTAATCGGGAATCGCAAACTGTAGTAAAACCCACAGTGATTGTCAATTTCAGAGGATCTGTTAGTAATAGGGAGAGTGACATACGTTTAGAAAGACGAAAGAATGTAACGAGGAGTGAAACAGtgccacaaaatatttttaacattaatcaaGAGATTAAACTAGAAAGATCTGTTCCGAATTTAGGAAATAGGGGAGATGCAAGCGTGCCACTTAAAGCAAGCAAGCATGCAATTAAGCAAGATGTTACAATAGAGACTGAAGGCAGAACTAACGTTGAAGAAGACATGATGATGTGCGAGTCAAATTCGTGGAAAAAAGGTGATAAAAATGGTAGGCAGCTACTACAAATTTTGCtaacagtttaa